In a single window of the Ignavibacteria bacterium genome:
- a CDS encoding T9SS type A sorting domain-containing protein: MALFKARVIILRFSNQIDQETYNSLNYSSDGVIDLIVDEESRPGTLPSAEDYLIPKNFDLSQNYPNPFNPSTTIEYSIPKDANVTMKIYDVLGKEVATLVNEQRSAGTYIINWNASNFSSGLYFYRITAGEFTDTKKMFLIK, from the coding sequence ATGGCTTTATTTAAAGCAAGAGTAATTATTTTACGATTTTCAAACCAGATAGACCAGGAAACTTACAATTCATTAAATTACAGCTCCGATGGTGTAATTGACCTAATTGTAGATGAAGAGAGCAGACCCGGAACACTACCAAGTGCTGAAGATTATTTAATACCTAAAAATTTTGACCTGAGCCAGAATTATCCGAATCCGTTTAACCCGAGCACAACGATAGAATATTCAATTCCAAAAGACGCGAATGTAACTATGAAAATTTACGATGTACTTGGCAAAGAAGTTGCTACACTTGTAAATGAACAGAGATCAGCAGGAACTTATATCATAAACTGGAACGCTTCTAATTTCAGCAGCGGTTTATACTTCTACAGGATCACAGCAGGTGAATTTACCGATACAAAGAAAATGTTTCTTATCAAATAA
- a CDS encoding oxidative damage protection protein: MSERIIKCIKLGTELPGLDAPPLPNELGQRIYENVSKQAWQEFLEHFKMVINEYRLDLTSPLADQVFEQKADEFFFSDNYKMPEGYIPEK; encoded by the coding sequence ATGAGTGAAAGAATAATAAAATGTATCAAATTAGGAACTGAACTTCCCGGATTAGACGCTCCCCCGCTTCCAAATGAACTTGGTCAGCGGATATATGAAAATGTTTCAAAACAGGCTTGGCAGGAATTTCTTGAACATTTCAAGATGGTAATAAATGAATACCGCCTTGATCTGACTAGTCCCTTAGCTGACCAGGTATTTGAACAAAAAGCCGATGAGTTCTTCTTTTCTGACAATTATAAGATGCCTGAAGGCTACATTCCGGAAAAATAA